From one Dermacentor silvarum isolate Dsil-2018 chromosome 3, BIME_Dsil_1.4, whole genome shotgun sequence genomic stretch:
- the LOC119445671 gene encoding meiotic nuclear division protein 1 homolog: protein MSKRKGVSAEEKRQRMLQVFYEKKDVFQLKDLEKIGPKEKGVIAQAVKDVVQSLVDDGLVDSEKIGTSVYFWSFPSKAVSTRKRKLDELKSKVEDVQKKLKFVENQLAKAQVGREDSSEREELISKLSELERGRDEVSSELEKHKDCDPEVLEEIKKQTLVAKEAANRWTDNIFSIKSWVKNKFFIEESVLNKQFGIPEELDYV, encoded by the exons ATG TCCAAGAGAAAAGGCGTGAGTGCCGAAGAAAAGCGGCAGCGGATGCTGCAAGTTTTCTATGAAAAA AAAGATGTGTTTCAACTGAAAGACCTCGAGAAAATCGGCCCCAAAGAAAAGGGTGTCATAGCGCAGGCAGTTAAAGATGTTGTTCAGTCTTTAGTGGATGACGGCCTGGTGGACTCTGAAAAGATCGGCACATCAGTTTACTTCTGGTCGTTCCCAAGCAAAGCTGTCAGTACG AGAAAGCGTAAATTAGACGAGCTCAAGTCAAAAGTGGAGGACGTGCAGAAGAAGCTCAAGTTTGTCGAGAATCAGCTGGCGAAAGCTCAAGTGGGAAGGGAAGATTCG TCTGAGCGAGAGGAACTGATTTCCAAGCTGAGCGAATTGGAACGCGGCCGAGATGAGGTTTCATCCGAGCTGGAGAAGCACAAGGACTGTGACCCCGAGGTCCTGGAGGAGATCAAGAAGCAGACACTCGTAGCCAAGGAGGCCGCCAACCGATGGACAG ATAACATCTTTTCTATCAAGTCCTGGGTAAAGAACAAGTTCTTCATCGAGGAATCGGTGCTCAACAAGCAGTTTGGCATCCCGGAAGAACTGGACTACGTTTAA
- the LOC119445672 gene encoding X-box-binding protein 1 yields the protein MGVPKRIVITAVRDRSSEKAATTIIAPRDWHVKSEMEVTVAEPVVTAAPVRKRQRLDHLTREEKIMRRKLKNRVAAQSARDRKKARMDELEEQVTQLQADCKVALMEENRLLRQRLEECQRENQRLVERLEAKPTIQLPTPISTPTTTRSTQPCSPPETRASSGSVEYASLISGPLQQDQVPLRALALWMMQFGFWQLMTSVTTSSPCSKSAARTCLKEACPSQRTSLLCLFLLLLLQRQQQQRSPGSRLVENGAPPHVWWGPHQKSWTPSKN from the exons ATGGGCGTTCCCAAGAGAATCGTGATCACGGCAGTTCGCGACCGTTCTTCGGAGAAAGCAGCCACCACAATCATCGCACCTCGAGATTGGCACGTGAAGTCCGAGATGGAAGTCACCGTCGCGGAGCCCGTCGTCACCGCTGCGCCCGTGAGGAAAAGGCAGCGGCTCGACCATCTGACGCGGGAGGAAAAGATAATGAGAAG GAAACTGAAGAACCGTGTGGCAGcacagagtgcccgcgatcggaaAAAAGCAAGGATGGATGAACTCGAGGAGCAGGTCACTCAGCTGCAGGCAGACTGTAA GGTAGCCCTGATGGAGGAGAACCGCCTCCTGCGTCAAAGGCTGGAAGAATGCCAGAGGGAGAACCAGCGACTTGTTGAAAGGCTCGAGGCAAAGCCCACCATTCAACTTCCCACACCCATTTCCACacccaccaccacta GGTCTACGCAGCCGTGTTCACCACCAGAGACTAGAGCAAGCAGCGGTTCCGTTGAGTATGCATCACTCATCAGTGGACCTCTGCAGCAGGACCAGGTTCCGCTGCGGGCTCTTGCTCTCTGGATGATGCAATTCGGCTTCTGGCAGCTGATGACGAGTGTGACGACCTCTTCGCCCTGCTCCAAGAGTGCAGCCAGAACCTGCTTGAAGGAGGCATGCCCCTCACAGAGGACGTCCCTTCTCTGCCTGTTCCTGCTGCTTCTGCTccaacggcagcagcaacaacgaAGCCCAGGCAGTCGCCtggtcgaaaacggagcgcctcCTCACGTGTGGTGGGGGCCTCACCAGAAGAGCTGGACTCCATCAAAGAACTGA